In Acidobacteriota bacterium, one genomic interval encodes:
- a CDS encoding DUF3427 domain-containing protein, which yields MPDQDNDLPFGLYERLVTASLKARLLQFDQERTRVQTEELDPAEAHITLARHIEGVVARALQGIPAEDRAANRVAVANEIIGLLGIGPAEAGRYIDTKAGRHIDTEAGHRIGTGAGSHIDPVEIPPKQLRSIQPVTGLPGDDRELVAPLVPLSASDLLVNARGEPSLAHALAHEIPSADSIDLLCAFVRWHGIRVLEDQLRAHCRAGRPLRVITTVYTGSTERKALDWLVGIGAQVKVSYDTQSTRLHAKAWMFRRATGYSTAYIGSSNLSKSALIDGVEWNVRLSEVTSPDILEKFDATFSSYWQSPEYEDYDPKRDGDRLANALAPAPDTSEDTPLMFLDVTPWPHQTEILEKLAAERERHHRFKNLVVAATGTGKTIVAALDFKRLRAQMGDPRLLFVAHRQEILKQSLSAFRQVLRDGAFGELYVDGHRPDEWRHVFASVQSLAQLDLEKIDASAFDVVIVDEFHHAAAPTYRRLLEHLFPKEEAKASSLRTSPRELLGLTATPERTDSGDILRYFDNHIAVELRLWDALERGLLCPFQYFGLSDNTDLTHVEWSRRGYDVTSLEKLYTGDDKRVQLVLQQMQDKLRDVRSMKALGFCVSIAHAEFMARRFTDAGLPSQAVSANTDSDTRRQALADLQKGTLRALFAVDLFNEGVDLPAVDTLLFLRPTESALVFMQQLGRGLRRFEGKDCVTVLDFIGQSHRKFRFDLRYRAVTGTSRSEVGKQIEQGFPFLPAGCTMQLDRVAKEIVLENLKTALPSRRPAMVGHLRQGYGGQAVSLATFLEDTGLDLVDVYRSGCWSGLKRDAGLSVPKAGPSEETLGKSLERLLHIDDPLRLDGYRAWLKGKAADPRLITALVYTLWSSNAPASLEEARDAVQAHPAIVEELLKLFDLLEERADHLTYPLSEATAEAVALRTSPPLSIHARHSLVEIFSAFGRITPGKFYQHREGVYRDEATNSDLFFVTLEKSERDYSPSTLYKDYAISPTLFHWESQSLTTQQSPTGQRYIKHREFGGQILLFVRARKKQDGLTMPYTFLGPVDYVSHKGERPIAFTWQLRRPMPADFFRAAKVASA from the coding sequence ATGCCCGACCAGGACAACGACCTCCCCTTCGGGCTCTACGAGCGCCTTGTCACCGCCAGCCTGAAGGCGCGGCTCCTTCAGTTCGATCAAGAGCGGACCCGGGTTCAAACGGAAGAGCTGGATCCCGCGGAAGCCCACATCACCCTCGCCAGGCACATCGAGGGCGTCGTCGCGCGAGCGCTGCAAGGGATCCCGGCGGAGGACCGGGCTGCTAATCGGGTCGCGGTTGCGAACGAGATCATTGGGTTGCTTGGCATCGGTCCGGCTGAAGCCGGACGCTACATCGACACGAAGGCCGGACGCCACATCGACACGGAAGCCGGACACCGTATCGGCACCGGAGCCGGCAGCCACATTGACCCGGTCGAGATCCCGCCAAAACAACTGCGGTCGATTCAGCCGGTCACCGGACTGCCGGGCGACGACCGGGAACTTGTCGCGCCGCTGGTCCCGCTCTCCGCCTCCGACCTCCTCGTCAACGCCCGCGGCGAGCCGTCGCTGGCTCACGCGCTGGCGCACGAGATTCCGTCCGCCGACTCCATCGACCTGCTCTGCGCCTTCGTCCGCTGGCACGGCATCCGCGTGCTTGAAGACCAGCTCCGCGCGCACTGCCGCGCCGGGCGGCCCTTGCGCGTCATCACCACCGTCTACACCGGCTCCACCGAACGCAAGGCGCTCGACTGGCTCGTCGGCATCGGCGCGCAGGTGAAGGTGTCGTACGACACGCAGTCCACCCGCCTGCACGCCAAGGCCTGGATGTTTCGGCGCGCCACCGGCTACTCCACCGCCTACATTGGCTCGTCGAACCTGTCGAAGTCGGCGCTGATCGATGGCGTGGAGTGGAACGTGCGGCTGTCGGAAGTGACCTCGCCCGACATTCTGGAGAAGTTTGACGCGACGTTCAGCAGCTATTGGCAGAGCCCGGAGTACGAGGACTACGACCCGAAGCGGGACGGCGACCGGCTGGCCAACGCCCTCGCGCCGGCCCCGGACACCAGCGAGGACACGCCGCTGATGTTCCTGGACGTCACGCCCTGGCCGCATCAGACCGAGATTCTCGAGAAGCTCGCCGCCGAACGCGAACGCCACCACCGCTTCAAGAACCTGGTGGTCGCCGCCACGGGCACCGGCAAGACCATCGTCGCCGCCCTCGACTTCAAGCGCCTGCGCGCGCAGATGGGCGACCCGCGGCTGCTGTTTGTCGCACATCGGCAGGAGATCCTGAAGCAAAGCCTGAGCGCCTTCCGCCAGGTGCTGCGGGATGGCGCCTTCGGCGAGCTCTACGTCGACGGCCATCGTCCCGATGAATGGCGGCACGTGTTCGCGTCAGTGCAGTCGTTGGCGCAGCTGGATCTGGAGAAGATCGACGCGTCGGCGTTTGATGTGGTGATCGTCGATGAGTTTCATCACGCGGCGGCGCCGACGTATCGGAGGTTGTTGGAGCATCTGTTTCCAAAGGAGGAGGCTAAAGCCTCCTCCCTCCGGACGTCACCGAGAGAACTCCTTGGGCTGACGGCGACGCCGGAGCGGACCGACAGCGGCGACATTCTGCGCTACTTCGACAACCACATCGCGGTGGAGCTGCGGCTGTGGGATGCGCTCGAGCGCGGGTTGCTGTGCCCGTTTCAGTATTTCGGCCTGAGCGACAACACGGACCTGACCCACGTGGAATGGTCCCGAAGGGGCTACGACGTCACCTCCCTGGAGAAGCTCTACACCGGCGACGACAAGCGGGTGCAACTGGTGCTGCAGCAGATGCAGGACAAGCTCCGTGACGTAAGGTCCATGAAGGCGCTGGGGTTCTGCGTGAGTATTGCGCACGCCGAGTTCATGGCACGGCGCTTCACCGACGCGGGCTTGCCGTCGCAGGCGGTGTCGGCCAACACCGACAGTGACACGCGTCGCCAGGCGCTGGCGGACCTGCAGAAAGGCACCCTGCGCGCACTCTTTGCCGTGGATCTGTTCAACGAAGGTGTGGACCTGCCGGCCGTGGACACGCTGCTGTTCCTGCGCCCCACCGAGAGCGCCCTGGTGTTCATGCAGCAACTGGGCCGCGGCCTCCGCCGGTTCGAAGGCAAAGACTGCGTGACGGTGCTCGACTTCATCGGCCAGTCACACCGGAAGTTCCGCTTCGACCTGCGCTACCGGGCAGTGACAGGGACGTCTCGGAGTGAGGTCGGGAAGCAGATTGAACAGGGATTCCCCTTCCTGCCCGCCGGCTGCACCATGCAGTTGGATAGGGTTGCGAAGGAGATTGTTCTCGAGAACCTGAAGACGGCGCTGCCGTCGCGGCGGCCGGCGATGGTGGGCCACCTTCGCCAAGGCTACGGTGGCCAAGCCGTGTCGCTGGCCACATTCCTGGAAGACACAGGACTCGACCTTGTTGATGTGTATCGCTCGGGCTGCTGGTCGGGACTGAAGCGCGATGCTGGGTTGAGCGTTCCCAAGGCTGGGCCGAGCGAGGAAACGCTCGGGAAGAGCCTGGAGCGGCTGCTCCACATCGACGACCCGCTGCGGTTGGACGGCTATCGCGCCTGGCTCAAGGGAAAGGCGGCCGACCCTCGCCTGATCACGGCGCTTGTGTACACGTTGTGGAGCAGCAACGCGCCGGCGTCCCTCGAAGAGGCGCGGGACGCCGTCCAGGCTCATCCGGCTATCGTCGAGGAGTTGCTGAAGCTGTTTGATTTGCTGGAGGAGCGCGCGGACCATTTGACGTATCCGCTGTCAGAAGCGACGGCTGAAGCCGTCGCTCTCCGAACGTCACCGCCCCTATCGATTCATGCGCGGCATTCGCTGGTGGAGATCTTCTCGGCGTTCGGGCGCATCACGCCGGGCAAGTTCTACCAGCACCGCGAGGGTGTCTACCGCGACGAAGCGACCAACTCGGACCTGTTCTTCGTCACGCTCGAGAAGTCGG